One Chlamydiota bacterium genomic window, TCGCGGGAACCGCGTGCGCAGCCACCCCCGATCCGATCGCCCAGCAGGAATCCCGCGCCGCGGAGATCGCCCGCGTCGAGGCGGCGGCCCGCGACGAGGCCGCGCGGATCGCCGCCGGCGCGGCCTCCGCGCCGGCGACCGACGGCGGGGAGCGGGACGAACCCGCGGCGGAGGCCGGGGGGGGATTCAGCCTGTTCGGCGAGGCGTACGCGGAGGAAGACGACTCCGCGGCGACGGAAGGCGAAGGGATCGAGCGGGAGGCGGCGTCCGACACGACCGTCCTCGATGACGCGGGCCCGGGGTTTCCGGCCGCCGGCGAGGCGGAGGCGGAGGAGAAGCTCCCGATCGTCGCCGACGCCGACAGCGTCGAGTTCGACCGCGAGGAGAACGTCGTCACCGGCTCCGGCAACGCCGTGGTCCGCTACAAGGACGCCAAGCTCACCGCGGACAAGATCACCGTCTACATGGAGACCGGCGACGCCTACGCCGAGGGCGATGTCAGCCTGTTCCAGGACGGGCAGTTCCTCACCGGCAAGACCATCCACTACAACTTCCGTTCCGGGAAGGGCAGCATCGGGGAGTGCCACGCCTATGCCCAGCCATGGTACGGCTACGGCAAGACGGTGCGGAGGATCTCGGAGGACGAGTACCAGATAGAGAACGGCTACGTCACCACCTGCGACTACGCGAAGCCGCACACGAGCATCCGCGCCAAGCAGATCTACCTCTATCCCGGGGACAGCATCGTCGCCCACAATCCGGTCTTCTATCTGTACGAGACCCCGGTGTTCTGGGCGCCGTACGCGAAGTTCTCCCTCACCGAGGACGAGTCGCCGCTCAACCTCTCCCCGGGCTACTCGAGCGATTGGGGCGTGTTCGTCCTCAGCGCCTTCGACATCTACAAGACCAAGAGCATCCGCGTGACGCCGCACCTCGACTTCCGCAGCAAGAACGGGCTCGGCGCCGGCGTGACCGTCGCCCACGACCTGCCGAGCGCCCGCGCCCGCGGCCAGACGGTCTTCTACTACGCGCACGACAACGACCCGGACTGGGTCCTGAACACCGACGACGACATCAAGAACCGGTACCGGGTCACCCTCGAACACCAGCAGGACCTCTCCGACGACACGACGTTCACGGTGAAGTTCAACAAGCAGAGCGACGAGGACATCATCGACAACTTCTTCCGCGACGAGTACGAGGATTACATCCAGCGGGAGAACTACGCCGACATCACCAAGGCCGAGGAGAAGTACCAGATAAGCCTTCGCGCCGAGCCGCGCTTCGACAAGTTCTACACCGTCGTCCAGCGCCTGCCCGAGTTCAGCGTGGAGGCGGTCGACCAGCGCATCAATGACACGCCGCTCTTCTACAACAGCCGCTCCGCGCTCACCAACTTCGACTACCGTTTCTCCGAGGACCCGCTCGACCAGGACGATATCGACGAGGGGATCCCCGAGCCGCCGATCCCCGACCCGATCAAGAGCCTGCGTCTGGACACCTTCCACGAGCTCTCCTACCCGAAGAAGTATTTCAAGTTCCTGAACCTCAAGCCGTGGGCGGGGTTCCGCGAGACGTTCTACTCGAAGGCCCCCGACGGCGAGTCGGGCTTCTCGGGGACCGGGGTCCTCGTGGACACCGACGGCGACGGGATACTCGACCAGGTTCTCAGCGCCCAGGATCTGGGGGCCGAGGAGAAGAACGTCTTCCGCGGCCTCTTCACGCTCGGCGCCGAGACCGGCACGAAGTTCTGGAAGGTGTGGGACTACTACAACAATACCTTCAGGATCAACAAGCTCCGCCACGTCTTTGAACCGACGCTGACCTACCAGTGGTACAGCAAGCCGACGCGGACCTACTCCGACGAGGTCTACGCCTTCGACCAGTACGACTTCTTCAACGAGACGAGCATGTTCACCCTGATGCTGCGGAACGCCCTCCAGACGAAGCGCGGCGAGGGGGAGGACGTCAACCTGTTCGACATCAAGGTCTACTTCGACATGATGACGAGCAGCTCGCGCTACGACGGCTACAAGTTCCGCGCCTTCGCCGACGACCATTACTCCTCCGCGGAGGTCACGGACGGGTTCGACAAGACCTTGAACGATGTCTTTGTCGACGCCGAGTTCCGCCCGCTGGACTGGCAGAAGCTCGACTTCGAGGGGTACCTCAGGCCCGACCCGGCGCGCCTCGACGAGTGGAACACCGACTACTACGTCTACTGCGACGATCTGGTGAGCCTGGCCCTCGGCCAGCGCTACCTCGTCGACTCCAGCAACCTGTGGACGACGGAGTTCAACGTACAGCTCAACGACGACTGGGCCGCGCGCCAGTACCTCAGGTTCGAGGCCTCGGACGGCACCTTCGAAGAGGGGGAGTGGTCCCTCTTCAGGGACCTCCACGAGTGGGAGGTGGCATTCAGCGTTCGCTACAAGGGGAGGCGGAAGGACAGCTACGGCTTCTACGTTCTCTTCTACCTTGACGCCTACCCGGATATCCCGCTCGCGACCCGCTTCTAACCCCGCCCGCACTCCTCGATCCCGCGAGACGCCGCACGGTGCGCGTCCCGGAGCGGCGGCGGGCGGCTATCGGCGCATACCGCAACCGGAGGGAAGGATGAAAAAGGTCTGCATCATCGGCACCGGCTACGTGGGGCTCGTCACCGGCGCCTGTCTCGCGGATATGAAGAACCGCGTCATCTGCGTGGACAGCGACGTCGAGAAGATCAAGATGCTCAAGCGCGGCAAGGTCCCGATCTTCGAGCCCGGGCTGGAAGAGATCATACGCCGCAACACCGCCTCCAAGCGGCTTTCCTTCACGACGAGCGTCGCGGAAGGGGTGCGCAACTCCGAGATCGTCTTCATCGCGGTCTCCACGCCCCCGAAGGCCGACGGCACGGCCGATCTGACCTCGGTTGCGATGGTCGCCCGCGAGGTCGCCGAGGCGATGGACGGCTACCGGCTCATCGTCGACAAGAGCACGGTCCCCGTGCGGACGGGCGAAAAGGTGGCCGAGACGATCAAGCGGTACAACCGCAAGAACGTCGATTTCGACGTGGCGTCGAACCCCGAGTTCCTCCGGGAGGGGTCCGCGATCTCCGACACGATGGTCCCCGACCGGATCGTCATCGGCGTCTCCTCGGCCCGCGCCGCCAAGATCCTCAAGGAGCTGTACGCGCCGTTGAAGGCCCCCGTGATCGTCACCGACATCAAGTCGGCGGAGATCATCAAGCACGCGTCCAACTCCTTCCTCGCGATGAAGATCTCGTTCGCCAACGCCCTCGCCCAGATATGCGAGCTCGCCGGCGCCAACGTGCTGCAGGTCGTGGAGGGGATGGGGCTCGACAAGCGGATCGGGAAGGCGTTCCTCAACGCGGGGATCGGCTACGGCGGTTCCTGCTTTCCCAAGGACGTGGCCGCCTTCATCAAGATCTCCGAGGAGCTCGGCTACGACTTCCATCTCCTCCGGCTCGTCGAGGAGATCAACCGCGAGCAGCGCGCGCGGTTCGTCAAGAAGATCGAGGAGACCCTCTGGATCATCAAGGACAAGACGATCGGCGTCCTCGGTCTCGCCTTCAAGCCCAACACCGACGATATGCGCAGCGCCCCCTCGATCGACATCATCGCCGCGCTCCAGCGGGAGGGGGCGTTCGTCAAGGCCTACGACCCGGAGGCGACGGCGGTGGCGCGCAGATTGATGAAGGGGGTGAAATTCTGCAAGAGCGCCTACGAGGTCGCGCGCGGAAGCGACGCGCTCCTCGTCGTCACCGAGTGGGACGAGTTCTCGAAGCTGAACATCGACCGCATCCGGTCGCTGATGGCGCACCCGATCATCATCGACGGGCGCAATATATTCGACCCGGCGGTGATGGAGGAGAAGGGGTTTATCTACAAGAGCATCGGCCGCTGACCCCGCCGGAACCGGGGAGGGGGGCCGCGGGGACGCCGGACGCGCGCCGGTCCCGCCCCCCGGCATCCCCGGGTTCCCGCCGCGGGGGAGGCGAGGCCGACCAAGAGGCGGACGTGCGATGTCCCAGGGGATCCATCTTGTCACCGGCGGGGCCGGATTCATCGGCTCCAACATCGTCGAGCTCCTGCTGCAGCGGGGGAAACGGGTGCGGGTGTTCGACAACTTCTCCACCGGACGGCGCGAGAACCTCGCGGCGTTCTCCGGGGAGATCGAGCTCGTCGAGGGGGATCTGCGCGACCCGGCGGCCGTCGAAAAAGCCGTCGCCGGCGTCGCCTTCGTCTCCCACCAGGCCGCGTTGCCGTCGGTGGTGAGGTCGGTGGAGGATCCGCTCCTCTCCAACCAGGTGAACCTCGACGGGACGCTCGCGCTCCTCGTCGCGGCCCGCGACGCGGGCGTCCGGCGCCTCGTCTTCGCCTCCTCGTCGTCGGTCTACGGCGACAGCCCGTCGCTGCCCAAGCGCGAGGAGATGACGCCGGCCCCGCTCTCCCCGTACGCGGTCGGCAAGCTCGCCGGGGAGCACTACTGCAAGATCTTCAGTTGCCTCTTCAATCTCCCCTGCGTGGCGCTCCGCTACTTCAACGTCTTCGGGGCGCGCCAGGACCCGCGGTCGCAGTACGCCGCGGTCATCCCGAACTTCTTCAAGGCGCTCTGCGCGGGAACCGCGCCGGTGATCGACGGGGACGGGGAGCAGTCCAGGGACTTCACCTACGTCCGCAACGTCGCCGAGGCGAACCTCCGGGCGCTCGAAGCCCCGCTGCGGGGAGGGGAGGTGATGAACATCGCCTGCGGCACGGCCGTCTCCGTCAACGCCCTCTACCGGATGGTCGGCGAAACGCTCGGCGTCTCCATCCCCCCGCGCCGCGGCGCACCGCGTCCCGGCGACGTGCGCCACTCGCTCGCCGATATCTCCCGGGCGAAAGAGCTGCTCGGGCTGGCGCCTGCGATCGGCATCGAGGAGGGGCTGCGCCTCGCCGCCCCGTACTACCGGGAGATGTACCGCGCCGGGTGAATCGCCGCCGCGGAGCGGCACGGATAGAAGAAGGTTTGTTTGCCCGGATCCGTGGCACGAAGCAGCATCGTCGCAGCCGTGAAGATTCGAGGCTGCCCGCGGCGAAGACACCGATGCATCCGTCGGTGCCCTCCGGTCTCTCCGCGGCGGCGTCGATCGAGAAAGGGGTTCAGCCATGGCCGTTCCGTTTCTTGACGTGACCGCGCAGTACCGCACGCTCCAGGCGGAGATCGAGCAGGCCCTCATCGAGGTGGCGCGGAGCGGGCACTACATCCTCGGGGAGCGGGGGGCCTCCCTCGAGAAGGAGCTCGCCGCGTACGCGGGGGTGCGCCACGCCGTCGGCTGCGCCTCCGGGACGGACGCGCTCATCCTGGCCCTGCGGGCGTCGGGGGTGGGGCCGGGGCACGAGGTCATCACCACGACCTACAGCTTCTTCGCCACCGCGAGCTGCATCTCGCTCGTCGGCGCGACCCCGGTCTTTGTGGATATCGACCCCCGCACCTACAACCTCGACTGGCGGCAGGTCGAGCGGAAGGTCACCGTCCGCACGAAGGCGGTCATCCCGGTCCACCTCTACGGGCAGCCGGCCGAGATGGAGCCGCTCCTGGCCCTCGCGAAGGAGTGGGGGATCCGCGTCATCGAGGACGCCTGCCAGAGCATCGGCGCCGAATACAAGGGGAAACGGGCCTGCTCCCTCGGCGACATCGGCTGCGTGAGCTTCTACCCGACGAAGAACCTGAGCGGGATGGGGGACGGCGGGATGGCGTTCACGAACGATCCCGAACTCGCGGAGAACCTCCGGATCCTCCGGGAACACGGGGCGAAGCCGCGCTACGTCCACAAGACCGTCGGCTACAACAGCCGCCTCGACGAGCTCCAGGCGGCGGTGCTTTTGGTGAAGGCGCCGCACCTCGAGGAATGGACCGCGGCGCGCCGGGCGCACGCGGCGCTCTACCGCGAGCAGTTCGCCGGGAGCGCCGTGACAGCGCCGGTCGAGCTCCCCTACGTCCGGCACGTCTACAACCAGTACGTCGTGCGCGTGAAGGACCGCGCGAAGCTCATGGAGCGCCTCAGGGCGCACGGCATCGGCTGCGCGATCTACTACCCGGTGCCGCTCCACCTCCAGGAGTGCTTCTCCTCCCTCGGCTATCGGAAGGGGGACCTCCCCGAGGCCGAGAAGGCCGCCGAGGAGACGCTCGCGCTCCCCATCTACCCGGACCTCAAGCCCGAGCAGATCGTCGAGGTTGCCGGGGCGGTGCGGGGGTTCTACGCGAAAGGGTAGCGTTTCGACGGATGGCGGGGAAAGACCGGGTGGCGTCGCGGGCTTTCGCGGATCGAACGCGCGATCTCCTTCCGCGATGAGGCGCCGTGCCGTCGTTTCGCCCGTTTCCGTGCGGCACGGATGGATATGAATGACGCCCGCGAGGAGTTGAGGGGGATCGCACGCCTCGCCGGTGACCTCCTCGAACGGCTCGCGGCCCAGGGGGTCGACCGGATTCCTCTCGGCGCGCATGCGGCCCCCGGTATGCGGGCGGCGCCGGATTCCTGCGGGCGCGGTGCGACAGGCGCTCCCCCCCCCGCCGCCCCGGCCCCGGCTCCCCCGGGGAAACGCGCGGCGCGAACCCCCGTCTCCCTCGACGCGAACGTCGCCGCCGCGCTCGCGACGATCGAGAAGACCGTCTCGAAATGCCGGAGATGCCTCCTGGCGAAGACGCGGACCCGCACCGTCTTCGGGGCCGGTTCGACGCGCCCGCCTGTGATCTTCATCGGCGAGGCGCCGGGAGCCGAGGAGGACCGGCAGGGGCTCCCGTTCGTCGGACGCGCGGGGCAGCTCCTGACGAAGATGCTCGCCTGTGTCGGGTTCGGGCGCGGGGACGTCTACATCACCAACGTCCTCAAATGCCGCCCCCCCGGCAACCGCGACCCGCAGCCCCAGGAGGTGGCCTGCTGCGAGCCGTACCTCCTCGAACAGCTCGCCCTCCTGAAGCCGCGCCTCATCTGCGCACTCGGCCGCCACGCGGCCCAGACGCTCCTCAAGACCGACACCGGGATCAACAAGCTGCGCGGCCGCCTCCACGACTACCACGGCATCAGCCTCCTCCCCACATTCCACCCCGCCTATCTCCTCCGCAACCCCGCCGACAAAAACAAGGCGTGGGAGGATCTGAAGCGGATCCGCCTTCTGGTGGACGAGAAGACGGGGTGATCCGGCGCGCGCGCCATGCCCGCGCGGATCCGGCGTTGTCAGCCCGTCAGGTCCGTCTCGCGCATGCCCCCCTCGGGCCGGGTCCGCCTCGAGACGGGGATAGGCGCACGCAACGGCTCGGGCGCGGGGTTCCGGCCGTCGCCGGATTGCTCTGGCGCCCCGCCGGGACGGATGCTAAGGTATCGTCGGGCGCCGGCGGGACAACCGCGAGAGGGGAGGATGCGGCGAAGGGAGCCCCTTTCGTCGAGGCCGTGACGAGGAGTGCCCCGGAGCCGACGACGCACACCGGGACCGTTCAGGGGCCGGCGAACGGGTCCGATTCCCGACGACGGAACGGATGCCTTCGCCATACGGCGGGATCCGGACACGGCGGTCCTGCGAGGGCTGAATCCGGAGCGGCCCTGTGTGGTAAGGCAGTCGACAAGGTCGCGGGCGAGGTCGGGCGGCTGCGCAAGGAGATCGACCGGCGGGATGCCGAGGTCGGCCGGATAGAAGAGAGGGTGCGCCTCCGATAGCCTCGCCGCGACCTTCCGTCGCATCGCATGCATGCATCCGCGCGCGTCGCATGTCCCCGCGGGATACTCCTCCTCCGCCGCGCGGGAGGCGGTGAGAGATGCCCAGATTCGCATCCGTGGTGCTCGAGATCCCCGTCGATAAGCAGTTCGACTTCCTGGTGCCGCCCGAATTCGAGGGCGCGGTGGCGCCGGGGGTCCGGGTCCGCGTCCCGTTCCGCTCCCGCGGGCTGAGCGCCTACGTCGTCTCGGTCGCGGAGGGGAGACCGCACCCCGGCGCGAAGCCGATCCTGTCGGTCCGCGACAGGCGGCCGGTCATCGGCGAGCCGGTGATGCGGCTCGCGGAGTGGATGGCGTCGTACTACTACTGCCCCCTCCCCGCGGCCATCCGCTGCATCCTCCCCTCGGGCGTGCGGGCGGGGCTCGCCGGGAAGACGCCGCTCTTCGCCGCGGCGGACCCGGCGCGCGTCATGGCGGAGGGCGGCGCCGCGGCGTTGCGCCCCCGCGCGCCGAAGCAGGCGCGGATCCTGGAGGAGCTCCTCGCGGGCGGAGGACCGCAGCCGGTGCAGACGCTCCTCCGGCGCGCCGGGGCGTCGCTCGCGGCGGCGCGCGCCCTCGAACGGAAAGGGCTCGTGACCCTCGCGCGCCGCCGCGTCTTCCGCGACCCGTGGGCGGGCGGGGAGATCGTCGCCTCCGCGCCCCTCGCCCCCACGCCCGACCAGGCCCGCGCGCTCGTTTATACGGCCAAGGCGCTCGCCCAGCGGCGCTTCTCGGTGCTGCTCCTGCACGGGGTCACCGGGAGCGGCAAGACCGAGGTCTACCTCCAGGCGATCGACGAGACGCTGAAGTTGGGCCGCGGGGCGATCATGCTCGTCCCGGAGATCGCCCTCACGCCGCAGACGGTGGAGGGGTTCAAGGCCCGCTTCGGCGCCAACGTCGCGGTGCTCCACAGCCGTCTCTCCGCCGGCGAGCGGCTCGACGAATGGGAGAAGGTGCGGGACGGGAGGGCGCGGGTGGCGGTGGGGGCGCGCTCGGCGATCTTCGCCCCCGTGCCCGACCTCGGCCTGATCGTCGTGGACGAGGAGCACGAGCGCACCTACAAGCAGGAGGAGACCCCGCGTTACCACGCGCGCGACGTGGCGGTGATGCGGGGGAAGATCGAGGGGGCCGTCGTCATCCTCGGTTCCGCCACCCCCTCCGTCGAGTCGTACCGGAACGCCCTCGCCGGCAAGTACCGCCTCTTCCGGCTCCCGCGCAGGATCGAAAACCGCCCGCTCGCCCCGGTCACCATCGTGGATATGCGCCAGGAGATCAGGCGGGCGGGCAGGATGACCTTCTTCTCCCGCCGTCTCCTCTCGGCGATGGAGGACCGGCTGGAGAAGGGAGAGCAGATCATCCTCTTCCTGAACCGGCGGGGGTTCTCCCCGATCCTCTCCTGCCGCCGCTGCGGCTTCGTGCAGCGGTGCCCCGACTGCAGCATCTCGCTCACCGCGCACCGGGAGGGGGAGACGATGTGCTGCCATCTCTGCGGCTTCTCCGGGCGGACCCCCGCCCGCTGTCCGCAGTGCGGCTCCCCCGGCATCCGCTTCCCCGGCCTGGGGACGCAGAAGCTCGAGCTGATGGTGAAGAAACTCTTCCCCGGCCGGACGGTGGGCAGGATGGACGCGGACTCGATGGCGGGCAAGGACGCCCACGCGGAGACGCTCGGGGCGTTCAAGCGCGGGGAGATCCAGATCCTGCTCGGCACGCAGATGATCGCCAAGGGGCTGCACTTCCCGAACGTGACGCTCGTCGGCGTCGTCTGCGCCGACACGGCGCTCAACCTTCCCGACTTCAGGGCGTCGGAGACCACCTTCCAGCACCTCACGCAGGTCGCCGGCAGGGCGGGGCGGGGCGCGGTGCCGGGCGAGGTGATCATCCAGACCTACGCCCCGGCGCACCCCGCCGTCACGGCCGCCGGCGGGCAGGATTTCGAGCTCTTCTACGCCAGGGAGATCGCCTTCCGGGAGGAGCTCGGCTACCCGCCGTTCAACCGTTTCGTCGCCGTGACGCTGCGGGGGAGGGGGGGGGAGGCGGTCCGCTGGTACAGCCGCCAGTTCGCCAAGGCGCTCGCGGCGGCGGCGACGCCGGGGATCAGGGTGCTCGGGCCGGCCCCCGCGCCCATCGCGCGCCTCAAGGGGCACTACCGCTGGCAGGTCGTCGTGCGCGGGAAGAGCGTCCCCGATATGAACGCCGTGCTGCGCGAGGTCACGGGGGGCCTGAAGCCGCCCAAGGGCATCCAGATTGTGGTGGATGCCGATCCGCTGGCGATGCTATAATAAACCTCCGCGTTTCCGTGCGCCCCCGGCGGGGCGGCGGGGCGGATGAGGCCGATGAGACGATACCGTTACCGCTGGGGCGAAGGGCTCTGGGCGCATTTCTTTCACCGCGTCTCGGGGATCGCCCTCGTGGCGTACCTCTCCATGCACATCTGGGTGATCCACCATCTCCAGAAGGGACCGGCGGCCTACGACCGCCTGATGGAGACGCTCTCGGGGCCCCTCTTCAGGGTGGGCGAGGCGTTTCTGCTCGCGGCGGTGCTCTACCACGGCCTCAACGGCCTGCGCATCGCCGCGATGGACGCCGGCATCGGGATGCGGGCGCACCGGGCGACCTACCGGGTCGTCTTCGCCGTCTGCGCCGTCGTCGGCATCGCGGGCGGGATCGCGCTGGTGTTCTTCCCATGAGCAGAACCGGATCGACCGGGTGGCTTCTGCAGCGGGCGAGCGGACTGCTCCTGTTCGCGCTCGTCATCGCGCACTTCGTGTTGACGCATTTCATGGGGCCGGAGAAGCGGTTGTACGCCGACGTGGCCCGCAGGTTCGCCGACCCGCTCTGGAAGGCGTTCGATCTCGGCCTGCTCACGCTCGCCCTCGCGCACGGCTGGTACGGGATCTGGGGGATCGCGCAGGATTATCTCAAAAGCGGCGCCGCGCGCGTGCTGGCCCTCGTCTGCTGCCTGACGGCGGCGCTGGCTCTCTTCTCCCTCGGCGCCGTGACGATCCTGACGTTCAGGGCGGTCTGAGGACCGGGTGCCCAATGCACCACCATCGCTACGAAACGGTGATCATCGGCGCGGGGCTGGCCGGGATGCGCGCGGCGCTCGAGGCGCAGGCGGCGGGGAGCTGCTGCGTGCTGACGAAGGTGTTCCCCACGCGGTCGCACTCCGGGGCCGCCCAGGGCGGCATCGCCGCCTCGCTCGGCAACGCGGCCGTCGACGGGTGGGAGGCGCACCTGTTCGACACCGTCAAGGGGAGCGACTACCTCGCCGATCAGGACGCCGCGGAGATCTTGGTGAAGGAGGCGCCCCGCGCGATTGTCGAACTCGAGCATATGGGGGTCCCGTTCAGCCGCACCGACGACGGGCGCATCGCCCAGCGCGCCTTCGGGGGGCACTCCAGCCCGCGCGCCTGCTACGCGGCAGACCTCACCGGCCACGTCATCCTCCACACCCTCTACGAGCGGTGTCTCCGGCGCGCGGTGGCGTTCCATTCCGAGTACCTGGTGCTCTCCCTCCTCGTGGAGGGGGACCGGTGCGCGGGGGTCGTCGCGATGGACCTCCTCACCGGCGGTCTCCACCTCTTCGAGGCGCGGGCGGTCGTCTTCGCCACCGGGGGGTACGGGCGGGCGTTCAAGATCACCTCGAACGCGCACGCGAACACCGGGGACGGCCTG contains:
- the sdhC gene encoding succinate dehydrogenase, cytochrome b556 subunit, with product MRRYRYRWGEGLWAHFFHRVSGIALVAYLSMHIWVIHHLQKGPAAYDRLMETLSGPLFRVGEAFLLAAVLYHGLNGLRIAAMDAGIGMRAHRATYRVVFAVCAVVGIAGGIALVFFP
- a CDS encoding UDP-glucose/GDP-mannose dehydrogenase family protein — translated: MKKVCIIGTGYVGLVTGACLADMKNRVICVDSDVEKIKMLKRGKVPIFEPGLEEIIRRNTASKRLSFTTSVAEGVRNSEIVFIAVSTPPKADGTADLTSVAMVAREVAEAMDGYRLIVDKSTVPVRTGEKVAETIKRYNRKNVDFDVASNPEFLREGSAISDTMVPDRIVIGVSSARAAKILKELYAPLKAPVIVTDIKSAEIIKHASNSFLAMKISFANALAQICELAGANVLQVVEGMGLDKRIGKAFLNAGIGYGGSCFPKDVAAFIKISEELGYDFHLLRLVEEINREQRARFVKKIEETLWIIKDKTIGVLGLAFKPNTDDMRSAPSIDIIAALQREGAFVKAYDPEATAVARRLMKGVKFCKSAYEVARGSDALLVVTEWDEFSKLNIDRIRSLMAHPIIIDGRNIFDPAVMEEKGFIYKSIGR
- a CDS encoding DegT/DnrJ/EryC1/StrS family aminotransferase, translated to MAVPFLDVTAQYRTLQAEIEQALIEVARSGHYILGERGASLEKELAAYAGVRHAVGCASGTDALILALRASGVGPGHEVITTTYSFFATASCISLVGATPVFVDIDPRTYNLDWRQVERKVTVRTKAVIPVHLYGQPAEMEPLLALAKEWGIRVIEDACQSIGAEYKGKRACSLGDIGCVSFYPTKNLSGMGDGGMAFTNDPELAENLRILREHGAKPRYVHKTVGYNSRLDELQAAVLLVKAPHLEEWTAARRAHAALYREQFAGSAVTAPVELPYVRHVYNQYVVRVKDRAKLMERLRAHGIGCAIYYPVPLHLQECFSSLGYRKGDLPEAEKAAEETLALPIYPDLKPEQIVEVAGAVRGFYAKG
- a CDS encoding SDR family oxidoreductase, encoding MSQGIHLVTGGAGFIGSNIVELLLQRGKRVRVFDNFSTGRRENLAAFSGEIELVEGDLRDPAAVEKAVAGVAFVSHQAALPSVVRSVEDPLLSNQVNLDGTLALLVAARDAGVRRLVFASSSSVYGDSPSLPKREEMTPAPLSPYAVGKLAGEHYCKIFSCLFNLPCVALRYFNVFGARQDPRSQYAAVIPNFFKALCAGTAPVIDGDGEQSRDFTYVRNVAEANLRALEAPLRGGEVMNIACGTAVSVNALYRMVGETLGVSIPPRRGAPRPGDVRHSLADISRAKELLGLAPAIGIEEGLRLAAPYYREMYRAG
- a CDS encoding uracil-DNA glycosylase, translated to MNDAREELRGIARLAGDLLERLAAQGVDRIPLGAHAAPGMRAAPDSCGRGATGAPPPAAPAPAPPGKRAARTPVSLDANVAAALATIEKTVSKCRRCLLAKTRTRTVFGAGSTRPPVIFIGEAPGAEEDRQGLPFVGRAGQLLTKMLACVGFGRGDVYITNVLKCRPPGNRDPQPQEVACCEPYLLEQLALLKPRLICALGRHAAQTLLKTDTGINKLRGRLHDYHGISLLPTFHPAYLLRNPADKNKAWEDLKRIRLLVDEKTG
- the sdhD gene encoding succinate dehydrogenase, hydrophobic membrane anchor protein, with translation MSRTGSTGWLLQRASGLLLFALVIAHFVLTHFMGPEKRLYADVARRFADPLWKAFDLGLLTLALAHGWYGIWGIAQDYLKSGAARVLALVCCLTAALALFSLGAVTILTFRAV
- the priA gene encoding primosomal protein N', translated to MPRFASVVLEIPVDKQFDFLVPPEFEGAVAPGVRVRVPFRSRGLSAYVVSVAEGRPHPGAKPILSVRDRRPVIGEPVMRLAEWMASYYYCPLPAAIRCILPSGVRAGLAGKTPLFAAADPARVMAEGGAAALRPRAPKQARILEELLAGGGPQPVQTLLRRAGASLAAARALERKGLVTLARRRVFRDPWAGGEIVASAPLAPTPDQARALVYTAKALAQRRFSVLLLHGVTGSGKTEVYLQAIDETLKLGRGAIMLVPEIALTPQTVEGFKARFGANVAVLHSRLSAGERLDEWEKVRDGRARVAVGARSAIFAPVPDLGLIVVDEEHERTYKQEETPRYHARDVAVMRGKIEGAVVILGSATPSVESYRNALAGKYRLFRLPRRIENRPLAPVTIVDMRQEIRRAGRMTFFSRRLLSAMEDRLEKGEQIILFLNRRGFSPILSCRRCGFVQRCPDCSISLTAHREGETMCCHLCGFSGRTPARCPQCGSPGIRFPGLGTQKLELMVKKLFPGRTVGRMDADSMAGKDAHAETLGAFKRGEIQILLGTQMIAKGLHFPNVTLVGVVCADTALNLPDFRASETTFQHLTQVAGRAGRGAVPGEVIIQTYAPAHPAVTAAGGQDFELFYAREIAFREELGYPPFNRFVAVTLRGRGGEAVRWYSRQFAKALAAAATPGIRVLGPAPAPIARLKGHYRWQVVVRGKSVPDMNAVLREVTGGLKPPKGIQIVVDADPLAML